One window of the Emcibacter sp. genome contains the following:
- a CDS encoding alpha-ketoacid dehydrogenase subunit beta has translation MPIMTYRDALNDALHLEMARDRNVIVLGEDVSGGAGGTSGKREASGGIFGVTNGLLPKFGEGRVLDTPISESAIIGAANGAALAGKRPVAEIMFADFIGVCMDQLVNQAAKFRYMFGGKSRTPIVVRMTMGAGMNCAAQHSQTFYPMITAVPGLKCVIPSTPADAKGLLMTAIRDDDPVVFFEHKSLYGTKGEVPEGEYLVPFGKASLVRQGDDATVVTVGRMVRFSEKAADGLQKDGIGIDLIDLRTTSPLDEEAILDSVEKTGRVVIVDESPPRCGLAADIASIVARKAFSSLKAPIETVTAPHTPVPYARELERAYVPSPADIAAAVKRTLEYR, from the coding sequence ATGCCGATTATGACATATCGTGATGCCCTGAATGATGCGCTGCATCTGGAAATGGCCCGTGATCGCAATGTGATTGTTCTTGGTGAAGATGTTTCCGGTGGTGCTGGCGGCACGTCCGGCAAACGGGAGGCATCGGGGGGTATTTTCGGCGTCACAAACGGTCTCTTACCCAAATTCGGTGAGGGCAGGGTGCTGGATACCCCTATTTCAGAATCCGCTATCATTGGCGCAGCGAACGGAGCTGCACTTGCCGGCAAGCGTCCGGTCGCTGAAATCATGTTTGCCGATTTTATCGGGGTTTGTATGGATCAGCTTGTCAACCAGGCGGCGAAGTTTCGCTATATGTTCGGCGGAAAAAGCCGCACGCCGATAGTGGTGCGCATGACCATGGGGGCGGGCATGAACTGTGCCGCGCAGCATAGCCAGACATTTTATCCCATGATTACTGCGGTGCCGGGACTGAAGTGTGTGATTCCTTCCACGCCGGCCGACGCCAAGGGGTTGCTGATGACAGCGATCCGTGACGATGACCCGGTGGTCTTTTTTGAACACAAGAGCCTCTATGGCACCAAGGGGGAAGTGCCTGAAGGTGAGTATCTGGTTCCTTTCGGCAAAGCCTCTCTTGTGCGTCAGGGGGATGATGCAACCGTGGTGACCGTGGGTCGTATGGTGCGCTTTTCCGAAAAGGCTGCTGACGGTCTGCAAAAGGATGGTATCGGCATTGATTTGATAGATTTGCGGACCACGTCGCCGCTGGATGAGGAAGCGATCCTCGACAGTGTGGAAAAGACCGGTCGGGTTGTGATTGTCGATGAAAGTCCGCCACGCTGTGGGCTGGCGGCAGACATTGCATCAATTGTGGCCCGCAAGGCGTTCAGTTCTCTGAAGGCCCCTATTGAAACGGTCACCGCCCCCCATACGCCTGTACCCTACGCCCGGGAGCTTGAACGTGCCTATGTGCCGTCTCCTGCCGACATTGCAGCGGCTGTCAAAAGAACCCTGGAGTATCGCTGA
- a CDS encoding 2-oxo acid dehydrogenase subunit E2, which translates to MSAGLEAVTIPKWGIEMSEGTVAEWLKGEDEDFSKGDSLVVIETDKIANELEATREARICRILAEPGDVLPVGALIAVTASGPATKEEIEGFIAAYQPVDASFEPADTEENDAVKEEKTEDADLQESAPAVEESYEVPAGLSVSPAALEKARLNRLDLMLVVATGRQGRVLLQDVEQYLKKNNETVPTDKNTGHPVTLANISPMARLLAEELEIDVMALTGSGRRGRITFQDVEQAARRQGVDPTNEAVAESLSVRSSPLARRLAERLGIDLAKIKGTGGRGKILKEDVIASGGSASIPVDIRGNNPCHSEKLSGMRRTIASRLMEAKQTVPHFYLTMDVTMDTLMMVRRQLNERPGAGVRVSVNDLIIRAVALALKDVPGANAAFGGDVINYYERADISVAVALNDGLLTPVIRGADIKSVEQIATEMKDLVTRARNGGLMPEDYQGGSFSISNLGMYGIRNFDAIINPPQGGILAVGETCHRQVYENGAGVWKQQMTVTLSCDHRVIDGAIGAQFLNAFRHRIENAVQLVV; encoded by the coding sequence ATGTCAGCCGGGCTTGAAGCTGTGACAATTCCCAAATGGGGCATCGAGATGTCGGAAGGCACCGTGGCCGAATGGCTGAAAGGTGAAGATGAAGACTTCTCCAAGGGTGATAGTCTGGTTGTTATTGAAACAGACAAAATTGCCAATGAACTGGAGGCCACACGGGAGGCCCGGATATGTCGCATTCTGGCGGAACCAGGGGATGTCCTGCCGGTTGGCGCATTGATCGCTGTGACCGCCTCCGGGCCAGCGACGAAAGAAGAAATTGAAGGCTTTATTGCCGCTTATCAGCCGGTGGATGCCTCGTTTGAACCTGCTGACACTGAGGAAAATGACGCCGTCAAGGAAGAAAAGACGGAAGACGCCGACCTGCAGGAAAGTGCACCGGCAGTAGAGGAAAGCTACGAGGTCCCGGCCGGCCTGTCGGTCAGTCCCGCGGCGCTGGAGAAGGCACGTCTCAACCGGCTGGACTTGATGCTAGTTGTGGCGACGGGGCGTCAAGGACGTGTCCTGCTTCAGGACGTGGAGCAATATCTGAAAAAAAACAACGAGACTGTCCCGACAGATAAAAATACAGGGCATCCGGTAACCCTGGCCAATATTTCTCCCATGGCACGTCTTCTTGCTGAGGAACTGGAAATTGATGTGATGGCGCTGACCGGTTCCGGTCGCAGAGGACGGATAACTTTCCAGGATGTTGAACAGGCAGCACGCAGACAGGGCGTTGACCCGACGAACGAGGCGGTAGCGGAAAGCCTTTCAGTGCGGTCAAGTCCTCTTGCGCGGCGCCTTGCTGAAAGATTGGGCATCGATCTTGCAAAAATCAAGGGCACTGGCGGTCGCGGGAAAATTCTGAAAGAGGATGTGATTGCCAGTGGTGGATCGGCCAGTATTCCGGTAGATATCAGAGGCAACAACCCTTGTCACAGTGAAAAGCTCTCCGGTATGCGGCGCACAATTGCCAGTCGGCTTATGGAGGCCAAACAGACGGTGCCCCATTTCTATCTGACTATGGATGTGACGATGGATACTCTGATGATGGTTCGTCGGCAGCTTAATGAACGGCCGGGAGCAGGCGTCCGTGTCAGTGTGAATGATCTGATTATCCGGGCTGTGGCCCTGGCGCTAAAGGATGTGCCGGGGGCTAATGCCGCCTTTGGCGGGGATGTCATAAATTATTACGAACGTGCCGATATTTCAGTGGCTGTGGCTTTGAATGATGGTTTGCTGACACCCGTGATCCGTGGTGCGGATATTAAGTCTGTGGAGCAGATTGCCACAGAAATGAAAGATCTGGTGACGCGGGCGAGAAACGGCGGACTAATGCCGGAAGATTATCAGGGCGGGAGCTTCAGCATCTCCAATTTGGGAATGTATGGTATTCGCAATTTTGACGCCATTATCAATCCGCCTCAGGGTGGCATTCTGGCGGTTGGTGAAACCTGTCACAGACAGGTTTACGAGAATGGAGCCGGAGTCTGGAAACAGCAGATGACGGTTACCCTGTCCTGTGACCACCGGGTCATTGACGGGGCCATTGGCGCACAATTTCTGAACGCCTTCCGGCATCGGATAGAAAATGCCGTGCAGCTTGTGGTGTAG
- a CDS encoding PQQ-binding-like beta-propeller repeat protein, whose protein sequence is MRQGVILRQCRITSVLAIICAGLFVGGVLFQSTLQASPGASLGSVDDLQAKTEGLDVSGGARLFAENCVACHDGTVAKAPHSTFLKMMSQKRISFALTEGMMKAQASHLTADDKVRLVEFLTNKKIGSEELTAPLPRCEGQAAVFDRKRPPPAVGWGHDTSRFVPAAVGGLTAEDMPHMKLKWAFAYPGALRARSQPAIGYGAVFVGSHDGTVYAFDLENGCVRWTFQAVAEVRNGIVLTPASPEGETPAEPLAYFGDILANAYAVNALTGKEVWRIKADDHTSATLTGTAALHDNILYIPVSSLEVTAAADPAYECCSFRGKVMAVDVRDGTKLWQAYSIPEPPSDQGKTSHGTVVLGPSGAPVWNSPAIDDKRGVFYVGSGENYSSPADDNSDAIFAFDLTTGKRIWHVQAFANDAWNVACMMQNNPNCPRERGPDYDFAASPILVHGEERDILVAGQKSGLVHGLDPDDSGRILWQTRVGRGGTQGGVHFGMSAEGTRVYVPIVDMENARDGTVHKTPAQAGIHAVDALTGRIIWRHVVADNCGDDRPYCDPGISAATTAIPGAVIAGHLDGMLRAYNGKTGKVIWEFDTTESIKTITGETGRGGSMSSGGPAVTDGYLVVNSGYGLYFHEPGNLLLVFERDDRD, encoded by the coding sequence ATGAGACAGGGAGTAATCCTCCGGCAGTGCAGAATTACCTCTGTGCTGGCGATCATTTGTGCCGGCCTGTTTGTTGGCGGGGTATTGTTTCAATCGACCCTGCAAGCGAGTCCGGGTGCTTCGCTTGGTTCCGTAGACGATCTTCAGGCGAAAACCGAAGGACTGGATGTGTCCGGAGGTGCAAGGTTGTTTGCGGAAAATTGTGTCGCCTGTCATGATGGAACTGTGGCCAAGGCACCGCATTCTACCTTTCTTAAAATGATGAGCCAGAAACGAATTTCATTTGCTCTGACTGAGGGAATGATGAAAGCCCAGGCTTCCCATCTCACGGCGGACGATAAAGTCCGGCTTGTAGAGTTTCTTACCAATAAGAAAATCGGGTCGGAGGAGTTGACGGCGCCGTTGCCCAGATGTGAGGGACAGGCTGCGGTTTTTGACCGCAAGCGGCCGCCGCCGGCAGTTGGCTGGGGACATGATACATCCCGGTTTGTTCCTGCCGCTGTTGGGGGTCTTACAGCGGAGGATATGCCTCATATGAAGCTTAAGTGGGCTTTTGCCTATCCTGGTGCCCTGCGGGCGCGGTCGCAGCCGGCCATTGGCTATGGCGCTGTCTTTGTTGGCAGCCATGACGGAACTGTCTATGCCTTTGATCTGGAAAACGGATGCGTGCGCTGGACATTCCAGGCTGTGGCTGAAGTGCGCAATGGCATTGTTCTGACCCCGGCGTCGCCGGAGGGAGAAACGCCGGCCGAGCCGCTGGCCTATTTTGGCGACATCCTGGCCAATGCCTATGCGGTCAATGCGCTGACCGGTAAAGAGGTCTGGCGTATCAAGGCGGATGACCACACCAGTGCGACGCTGACCGGAACCGCCGCGTTGCATGACAATATTTTATATATTCCCGTCTCCTCCCTTGAAGTCACGGCGGCAGCTGACCCGGCGTATGAATGTTGTTCTTTCCGGGGCAAGGTGATGGCCGTTGATGTGCGTGACGGGACAAAATTATGGCAGGCCTATTCCATTCCGGAACCACCTTCCGATCAGGGTAAAACTTCACATGGGACTGTTGTCCTTGGGCCGTCCGGCGCTCCGGTATGGAACAGTCCGGCAATCGATGACAAACGCGGTGTGTTTTATGTGGGAAGTGGAGAGAATTATTCATCTCCAGCTGATGATAACAGTGACGCTATTTTTGCTTTCGATCTGACAACCGGCAAAAGAATATGGCATGTCCAGGCCTTTGCCAACGATGCCTGGAATGTGGCCTGCATGATGCAGAATAATCCCAATTGTCCCCGGGAAAGGGGTCCCGATTATGATTTTGCCGCAAGCCCCATTCTGGTTCATGGCGAAGAGCGGGACATTCTTGTTGCAGGGCAGAAGTCTGGTCTGGTTCACGGGCTTGATCCGGACGACAGCGGACGGATACTCTGGCAAACGCGTGTGGGGCGGGGGGGGACCCAGGGAGGTGTTCACTTCGGTATGTCTGCCGAGGGCACAAGAGTATATGTGCCCATCGTCGATATGGAGAATGCGCGCGACGGGACAGTTCACAAAACCCCGGCGCAGGCGGGCATACATGCAGTCGATGCCCTGACAGGCCGGATAATCTGGCGCCATGTTGTTGCTGATAACTGCGGCGATGACCGGCCCTATTGCGATCCGGGGATTTCGGCGGCAACAACAGCCATACCGGGGGCTGTCATTGCAGGACATCTGGATGGCATGCTTCGAGCCTATAATGGAAAGACAGGCAAAGTTATCTGGGAATTTGATACAACAGAAAGTATCAAAACAATTACCGGGGAAACCGGCCGGGGCGGCAGTATGAGCAGTGGCGGTCCGGCAGTGACAGATGGTTACCTTGTGGTGAATTCCGGATATGGTCTCTATTTTCATGAACCCGGAAACCTTCTGCTGGTTTTTGAGCGGGATGACCGGGACTAG
- a CDS encoding aromatic ring-hydroxylating dioxygenase subunit alpha produces the protein MEAQIEQELFEGMEREYAREFPPEDFPALPKIPGGRYTNPEFLKLEMDNMWRKSWLYACHTDELPETGSYILWQKTGSPIVIVRGKDNRIRAFYNTCQHRGAPLVEDDDGQIRGFVCRYHGWSYDLEGKLFRLREKRDFPDLDMGCHSLREVSCDQFGNWVFVNEDPEAIPLKKALGPIATHFDDVDISKLRHIHSSSFDVKCNVKVLIDAFLETYHLKSIHTDTVDRFLDSRGTFIRLWEKGNSLMVTPHRREDWVDPGTIGMPALENVPRIHAEQNSSYHFFPNLVFPIAASGIPFIAFWPKENNSMVIEVHWFAPDGAQGHERWPARIANFEKILEEDTQFAPNIQKSLESPGFTGMNLSYQERRIYQWQEELDRRIGVENIPEHLRVRPMLSDFIVSE, from the coding sequence ATGGAAGCTCAGATTGAACAGGAACTGTTTGAGGGAATGGAACGGGAATATGCACGGGAGTTCCCGCCGGAAGACTTCCCGGCGTTGCCTAAAATACCTGGAGGGCGGTATACGAATCCGGAATTCCTGAAACTGGAAATGGATAATATGTGGCGAAAGTCATGGCTTTATGCCTGCCATACGGATGAACTGCCGGAGACGGGAAGTTATATTCTGTGGCAGAAAACAGGGTCTCCTATCGTGATCGTGCGTGGTAAAGACAACAGGATCAGGGCTTTTTATAACACTTGTCAGCACCGTGGTGCGCCGCTGGTCGAGGATGACGACGGCCAGATTCGGGGATTTGTCTGTCGCTACCACGGTTGGTCTTATGACCTGGAAGGTAAATTGTTCCGGCTTCGGGAAAAAAGGGATTTCCCGGATCTGGATATGGGCTGTCACAGTCTGCGCGAAGTGTCCTGCGATCAGTTTGGCAACTGGGTTTTTGTCAATGAGGATCCTGAGGCGATCCCGCTGAAGAAAGCCCTCGGGCCCATCGCTACCCACTTTGATGATGTAGACATCAGCAAGCTGCGACACATTCACAGTTCTTCTTTTGATGTGAAATGTAACGTCAAAGTTCTGATTGATGCCTTTCTGGAAACCTATCACCTGAAATCCATCCATACAGATACAGTGGATCGTTTTCTGGATTCCCGGGGCACATTTATCAGGCTGTGGGAGAAAGGGAACTCATTAATGGTGACACCACATCGCCGTGAAGATTGGGTGGATCCGGGTACCATCGGAATGCCGGCACTGGAAAATGTTCCCAGAATTCATGCGGAACAAAACTCTTCCTATCATTTCTTCCCCAACCTGGTTTTTCCCATCGCCGCGTCGGGTATTCCCTTTATTGCTTTTTGGCCAAAGGAAAATAACAGCATGGTGATCGAGGTTCACTGGTTCGCACCGGACGGTGCCCAGGGGCATGAACGTTGGCCGGCCCGTATCGCCAATTTCGAGAAAATACTTGAAGAGGACACCCAGTTTGCGCCCAACATTCAGAAGTCCCTGGAAAGCCCCGGCTTTACCGGCATGAACCTGTCTTATCAGGAACGCCGGATTTACCAGTGGCAGGAGGAGCTGGATCGCCGGATTGGCGTGGAAAATATACCAGAACATCTCCGTGTCAGGCCGATGCTCAGCGACTTTATTGTCAGTGAATAA